One Deltaproteobacteria bacterium DNA segment encodes these proteins:
- a CDS encoding acyl-CoA thioesterase — translation MSEERPVAKPVNESRVEMSYRMLPHDANPAGNVHGGVVMKLLDSTAAVVAMRHARQNVVTVSVDRLTFLKPVFVGELLTMSASLNMVGRTSMEVGVRVTAENLVTGVVRHTNSAYLSFVAMGPDGKPTEVPELILETDEDRRRNREARLRRELRLKEREMEEASQRQARAGVTQSSL, via the coding sequence ATGAGCGAGGAAAGGCCTGTCGCCAAGCCGGTTAACGAGAGTCGGGTAGAGATGTCCTACCGGATGCTGCCCCATGACGCCAACCCGGCCGGCAACGTCCACGGCGGGGTGGTCATGAAGCTTCTAGATTCCACGGCGGCGGTGGTGGCCATGCGCCACGCACGGCAGAACGTGGTCACCGTGTCCGTGGACCGGCTGACCTTTCTCAAGCCGGTGTTCGTGGGGGAACTTCTGACCATGTCGGCCAGTCTGAACATGGTCGGAAGGACGTCCATGGAGGTCGGGGTCCGGGTCACGGCCGAGAACTTGGTCACCGGGGTGGTCCGGCACACGAACTCGGCCTATCTGAGCTTCGTGGCCATGGGGCCGGACGGAAAGCCCACGGAGGTGCCGGAGCTGATTCTGGAGACCGACGAGGATCGAAGACGGAACCGTGAGGCCAGGCTGCGACGTGAACTCCGGCTCAAGGAGCGGGAGATGGAAGAGGCCTCCCAGAGACAGGCAAGGGCCGGAGTAACTCAGTCTTCTTTGTGA
- a CDS encoding DUF4434 domain-containing protein, giving the protein MPTTSRTMRSMPSSPPSSSASSLRTLVVLALVLALAGIGSPGQAESPPAFAATFVQLWDRHENWPPEQWDILCADLAALGVRELILQWSLRTEPAFFWRLTPERRKEVPHDRIDPALAVEAVVQAAKRHDLRVRFGLTEDPAWWAEIKNEPTLVEVFLNRLLQDQLALARTLTEIYGQDDVFAGFYIPQEIDDQTWLDADRRCRLEEHLARLFDGLEIIRPGSSLAISCFATGKDDPRGFARFMARLACAGGIGLVLYQDGLGTERLLQTESAAYLQALVPALAEVGTRVSVVVETFAPTPDGRGFIPAPMARIASQLAQARSLTDTPITAFSLPDYVHPLAGPKAEDIFRAYGEYLLEIRYPDKKDLSSFERTSEVSSKNDSGQTHCHKED; this is encoded by the coding sequence ATGCCGACAACATCAAGGACGATGAGATCAATGCCTTCTTCGCCACCATCATCTTCCGCTTCTAGCCTCCGGACCCTCGTGGTCCTGGCCCTCGTCCTCGCCCTAGCCGGAATCGGCTCTCCAGGCCAGGCCGAAAGTCCACCGGCCTTTGCGGCCACCTTTGTCCAGCTCTGGGACCGCCACGAAAACTGGCCCCCGGAGCAATGGGACATCCTCTGCGCCGACCTGGCCGCCCTGGGTGTCAGGGAACTGATTCTGCAATGGAGTTTGCGGACCGAACCGGCCTTTTTCTGGCGCCTGACCCCGGAGCGAAGGAAGGAGGTCCCCCACGACCGAATAGACCCGGCCCTGGCCGTGGAGGCCGTGGTCCAGGCCGCCAAGCGCCACGATCTGCGAGTGCGCTTCGGGTTGACCGAGGATCCGGCCTGGTGGGCCGAGATCAAGAACGAGCCCACCTTGGTGGAGGTCTTCCTGAACCGCCTCCTGCAGGATCAATTGGCCCTGGCCCGGACCCTGACGGAAATCTATGGCCAGGATGACGTCTTTGCCGGATTTTACATCCCCCAGGAGATCGACGACCAGACCTGGCTCGACGCCGATCGCCGCTGCCGACTGGAAGAGCATCTGGCCCGCCTGTTCGACGGTCTGGAAATAATCCGGCCCGGTTCGAGTCTGGCCATCTCCTGCTTTGCCACGGGAAAGGACGATCCCCGGGGCTTTGCCCGGTTCATGGCCCGCTTGGCCTGCGCCGGAGGGATCGGACTCGTTCTTTATCAGGACGGCCTGGGTACCGAACGGCTCCTCCAAACCGAATCGGCCGCCTACCTCCAGGCCCTGGTCCCAGCCCTGGCCGAGGTCGGCACGAGGGTCAGCGTGGTGGTCGAAACCTTTGCCCCGACTCCGGACGGCCGCGGCTTCATCCCGGCCCCCATGGCCAGAATCGCCTCCCAGTTGGCTCAGGCCCGCAGCCTGACCGACACGCCCATCACGGCCTTCAGCCTGCCCGATTATGTCCATCCCCTGGCCGGACCCAAGGCCGAAGACATCTTCCGGGCCTATGGGGAATATCTCCTGGAAATCCGATACCCTGACAAAAAAGACCTTTCCTCGTTCGAAAGAACGAGTGAGGTCTCTTCAAAAAATGATTCAGGCCAGACACACTGTCACAAAGAAGACTGA